The nucleotide sequence CTCTAACATTCTAACATTCTAACATTCAAGCGGACGATTTAACTTGGGGGTCGGAGTCCCAAACTGCTTCTGCCCAATCTAGGGCTCTACCGGTTAGCAGGGATAATATAAACGCGCACCTGGTTCTTTCGTTGTGGTATGCCTCAGGTTGGTGAGCGAAATAGTTATCGCACTGATGAAGAAAACCCCGGCAACGATCGGCGGATCCGTCAAACTTCTCAGGTAGAGCAAAACGAGGAAGTTCGCTGCGAGCGTCATACGCTGGCGCCGCAGCTGCTGCCTGATCCAGTGGCTGCTGCTGGAGCTGTTGGTTAGCTGCTTTCAGTGCATCGACCTCCGCCTGATAAGCTTGAATAAGGACTCGCTGTCGGCATAGCGCCGCTTGCATATCCGCTGGACTCATCTCAGGTGAAGCATTCTGTAACGTCCCGTCAGACGTaggagtattagaatccattCGCGGACAATGTAAAGGGCCgaaggctaagatcttggtcgaggtcacggagaaacagggtcaaaaccagaaagctaTGTAGAAAcagtcaaaaccaaaacgctagtccagaaaacgaagtcagaagaaaacaagcagggtcatacacgaggaaacTAGACAATagataaatcaaggcttggcaggtaacactaaggaaacaatgcttcgcaatgagaCTGAGATAGCGTGCTGCTTTTATGCGTCACTGAACCggaagtgagcagaaacagttaatattcgggcgatggctccctctggtgttcaggcctcgtgacaaTATGACTGAACTCAGGTACTGTTTTATTCTTAGCTAACCTTCTGACAGCCACTGAGGCCGATCCATGTTGGATTCTCATTGTGGTCATGAGCACGGATAAGAGCCTTAACCAGCTGATATTCATCTTCACTGTGTATTGAGACCAAGTGTCCGTCATAATTCAGACAGTGCttctagaaaagaaaaaagatctgcaacatcatttaatgtttattaactGCAGTTATTATGCATAATTATGTGTAATGTAAGGGAGAATCCCTGGTACTGTATAAATGCCATGaataatttaaatgttatattcTAAAACATGAGGTAAATATTCAGTTAATATAGGTCTAAACAAGTAGATATAGAACAAGCAGATATAACAGAAAAAGACATTCAATTACTCATctattttcaaataaatatttaatgcttTGTCCTGTGATATTACTGTTCACACATTTTTGCTAATATCACATTTAACTGTATGTTTAATACCAATTCTACCACTGATATTCTAATAAATGAGACTGTCATAAAATTGAAATCAAATGTAAATAcacttaaaattaatttaatttcaccTCAGCCGAAGCCCAGTTCAAACTGTGGGCCTGATATGTGAAGCAACGTCCGCCGTATTCCACCCAGCCAAATGGACAGCTTGAGTAACCTCCGCTGTTTACTTGACGTTGGCAGATTCAATAttgatataaatatacacaattaataaaatataatttatagactatattaattatatattgaGGCCAAGAGTTCTAGAGATCTACAATATATGGtcaaagtatgtggacacctgtgCATCACAGCaatatgtggttcttctccaAACTTTTGCCACAATGTCAGAATCATACAATTGTAATTAATGCTGTTGTAGCTGTTGTAAGCTAACATTCCAATTTCCCTTTGCTGGAACTAAGGGCCAGAAACAATTTCCACCATGACAATACCCTGTGCACACAGTGAACTCCATAAAGACATTGGTTTGCCAAAGTTGTAGTAGAAGagcttgactgtcctgcacagagctgtGACCACGACCCCACTAAACACCAGTGAGatgatctcactaatgatctcagccatgcttcaaaatatattggaaagccttcacagaagagtggagctttttataacagcaaaataaaactgaaatgagATTGCCTTTTAAGTTTTGGTctcaatatatacattttagaaataaaaaaaaacacaggaacgGTGGTACTAATGAGGTATTCTTAATATCATGCTGATCTGTGGAGGTATTTTAATTACCTTTCACAAGCTCATCAAAATTGGTTGCTAgaaatcaaaaaaagaaaaagagagagaaaagtaagTGCTGGTGGTTACAACGACAATTCGAAAGTGTTCACCACATCAGGTAAAAAGAATAGAATGGGTAAAGGTCATCATTCTTGGTCAATCATTTTCTCTATATTACTTATACACACAGATGATGAATTTTGATGTTCAAAAAGCATTGTCATGCTTTGATCCTAGCATTTTGGTTACAAACACATGACAGGAACCAAGTCATAATTTCTCTAATATTTTCAAAGGTACAAATATAAAACCAAACATCAATATCAaaactatactatattataacatacaattctttaaatattttagttttagttaTATTTGACTTAATAAAGTTAAGACTCTTACCCAAAGCTACTGTGGCGAGAATAAGAAGCATCACCACTTTGGTCTGACAAGCCATAGTTCTAAATTTTGATGCACTGCAAGAAAAGCatgatttgtgttaatgtaaaaaagaatattttatgTTATACATCTTCGCAATTCTACTTACATCTAATCAGCAGTCTTTTCTTACTTGATATAACAAATTAAGGTAAGTGGTGATGCTTATATAGTGCCACTGACATGAACTTCCTCTTtctaaagaaaaataacaatcatctgaactgaataaatgattattGCATAATGCTGTAAATGCTCAAGATCATGTGGATAAGCCAGGACCTTTGAATTTCAACATTAGCACCTCATCTCAACCGTGAAGCTTGAAGATGGCAGTATTATGGTGCACAAGGCTTACTGTTATTGATGTGAATATGGATGGATAATCAGAAGAAATGTAACATTTTGGAACGGCTGGGTCAAATAGCCACCAAATACAAGTGTTATTGAAAAAACTAAAAAGAGCAGTTCATGCAAGGAAGCCTGACATAATTGAGATGAAGCAGAATTGTAAGGTGGAATGGGCCAACATTCCTCCAACCCATTGTGTAGGATTGATCACTAGTTATCAGAAACGTTGGATTTAAGGGTTTACGAACTTAATCGCAGTTCTACTGTAATATTTCTTACGGGTGTAAAATTGCATATCATCCTATTGTTTGGATATATGTATACATGCACATGTTTacaatttttataattttataagtCTTCTTGGGCTGTTTACtagagtgtttaaaaaagagttaaaaatgTTCTTTGTTGGTTGAAGCATTATAATCCATAATTGCAATAATTATCATCTGTTACTCAAGTGAACAGATGTTTCCTGTGTTGCCAGCAACTTAACAAAAAACTGCTTCTGTAGGGTGACTAAGACTAACTGAAATGAGATTCACAGATAGTAACAAGTGAAAGGACAGGTGAAGTACaggtcagagaaagagagcaccAGACCATAGCTTGTTATAGTAGAACGTACAATCAGGTATGTAATGAGTTTATATGGAATCATTCTGACCCATGATGGAGAGGCCATCAAACACATTAATTGTATGTAGGAGACTCGTTAAAAACATGTGAGACCTTGAATGACGACACGCCCCATGAAAGTCACAAATGATTAGCATTAATGGTAGAATGTTTTATCAAATATGGACTGGCTTACTCACCATGACCAGTTAGATTTCAATCTTTTTTTAAGACATATAAAAGGCTCATGTTTTTATGTGGAGCCATGTTTGTATCATTTGTgctttcatcacacacaactgAATAAAAATCTACACAACCAAATTATTAAGGACCTCATGGCAAATCTAGGTAACATTTTGCAGATGGAGATGATTTCTATTATGTTTTTCTGTTCTAgggtaaagagtgcttatttgagttactgtaccCTTCCTGTAAGTTTTAACAAGTTAATACAAGTTTCCATTCTCCTTAACCTCTCTCATTAACAGGATGTGTCCACATACAGACCTACTGTTTTAGTGCTTTTATAGTAGATGTTTTTCTTCATCAACATTCTTAGTTTAGATATCTATGAGAATCCcagcagatcagcagtttctgaaagactgaaatcagTCTGTCTGGCTCTAACCTCCATGAGGTCACTTTCCCCCCAATTTTATCCCTCGACACTATACTTTTTTCaagctattttttatttctgataaaTTAAACAACATTTGCTCTGAAACTATACATTCTATAACTATACAAACTATTTTGTCCCCATGTCTTTGGTGCTGTCAGGAGCTTGGCAACTTTACTACATTAACCAGTCTTagctcagatttatttttacatgaatGTTTAAACTAGCATTTAAAATTTCTTAATAGTTAggcaattttaattttattattattatattactcaggccatttaaaaaaaatggcagtgGGCTGAAGTGTGGACACTCGTGTTATATGATTATGACACAATGGCTTATAATTGGATATAACTATGCTGGGCTACATATGTAATCCGGTTCCCTGAGAAAGGAACGAGATGCTGCGTCATGGCTTGATGCAATGGGAATGCTTCATTGAGGAAGTTGGTCTGAATCTCTGTGTGCACACTTGCCAATTTAACGGATTGGATAGGACATGTGACAAAGGAATACACACCAACAAgcccatataagggcatctacatcacatgACTCTGGCTTCCACTAGTCTGAAGGAAGACCAAGTGGTTGTTTGGCGGGTGGCAAGCAACGGAGCGTCTTGTTCCCTTCTCAGACGCAGGTTTCTGGAATGGAGTCCAAGTCCAAAGTATAAAACCTGATAAAGGTTTGTGGAGAGGATCACCCCACTGCAGCATAAATATCAGCAGGAGGAACACCTCTGGCCAAGGCACTGGATGAAGCAACACTTCTAGTAGAATGAGCCCTAATGCCTAGAGGCAAAGACATGTCACGTGCCTCATAGGCCTGGGAAATATCCTCCACTACCCAGTGCGCTAATTATAGACCTTTCCATTATCACTTGTTAAAATTACCACCAAtttacaatccttgtgtgcaataCTACAGTTCAACACTATTATTTGTACAATATTTGtatagtatttgtatttatttattctattttacagtttatgtaatggtgtatatatttatttatttctctcttacaTTTGTATTAgggcaactgtaacatggcaaaggaatttccccctgggattaataaagttctttgaatcttgaatcttgaatcttgtggCCGCCAAAGCAGACTAGCAGAGCGGAGGACTTATGACATATACACTAGGTACCTTGGAAATTTATTCTGGCATGGGAtgcaaaatagccctgacctaACCAGGAGTAAACTCCAGGCAGGAGGGGGTGGCTGACAGGACCTGTAAGTCCACTACTCTCTTCAGAGATGTCAAGGctaggaaaagggtgactttaGGGTAAGAAACTTCTAGAGGCTGCCCTCATAGGCAAGAGGGCTTCCAGCAGCCCCTCTATGGCAACAGAGAGGTCCCAAGAGGGGAGATGTGGTCTACAGGAGGGCTTCAGCCTCCTAGCACCATACAGAAATCAAGAGACCAGAGGCTGCCTCCCAAGGTAGGCCCTCTGGTAAGTGGTTTGCAGCAAAGGCTGCCATATACACTTTTAAAGTGGAGGGCATtaagccatcagagaggcgcaTCTGCAGAAATTCCAGCTATAAACTAATGAAGCAGTTGACTGGGTCCTGTTGGCACTGGTCGCAACAGAGACAAGCTAGAGATAGCTAGCTAATGTCTCTTCAACCCTGGCTAGCATTATCCTCGTTGAGGCCTATGACCGATGAATAATTAGAGGAGGCCAGAGTAAACATGTGAGCACaatacaggtatttgtgtgtactCAGTGTGGAGGTCCGGAAAAAAGGGGAGCTTTTTTGTGGAGGCAGCACTTGGCTTGATGTTAGGTAATGATCGTGAAGTTTAGAACGGACACCAGTAGCCTGATCATCAGGCCAATCCGACCTAAGCTTGGAAACGGCATGCGTAATCACCTCCAATAGCTCTTCAAATGCTACTGATTGCTTTTCTTGAGAAGCCCATTCAGGAGCAGCAAACTCGTCATTGTCCACATCGAGCTCCTCAGAGCCCAATGCAGACAAAAACAACATCTCGTTTGGGGCGGAAGAAATTGCCCCAAAAGTGGAGATGTCAGAGTCAGCGGAAAGGACAAGAGAAAGGGATTCACCCATCTCTTGTTCCATTTCTGCCAGCTCTATGTGTGCATGCTGCTCACCCAAACAAACAATGCGAAGAGAATGTGTGTCATCTGCCATGATATAGCGTGGACATGGATGCACACATCCCTTGAATTGTTTGGAAGACATAATAAATGGCTAGTTTTTATATATCTTCTTTTTCCCTATTCTCGacagacaaaacagacaaacaccaaATCATATACAGAGCGATTcctgaagaaaaagaagctggagtaatgtgacatagatgcccttatataTTCCTTCATCACGTGTCCTATATGTGCCTTTAAATTggcatgtgtgcacacagagcttcaagAAGATGAAGTGATCCCATTGCAtcaagccatgatgcagcatcgagttccctcaaaagggaacccactGGCATTAAAATGTCTCCTCACCATATAATCAGTTAAAGGGAATACATGTGCAGATCTTAAATTACTGCTTTTACATTTtgaattttgattttttttttttttttaaaaagatgtcATTATTACTTTAGTTCTATTGTAtctgttttttcccctgataaacagaaattttatttgtagtttttattttttagaccATGCTGTATGAACTGCAGTAGTTTGTGATGCCATGACACAAAAAGATCACTTTTTTATATTATGATGCTTAATATGATtagtaactgaagctcttgatctgtatctgtaaGACTTTTGCATTGCACTGATACCACATGTtcagctgattagataactgcatgaatgtgcaggtgttactattaaagtggatggtgaCACAGTGAACAAAATGAATGAGTTGTAGAAACAAGGAAACAATGTAAATGCATCATCTCTTTAGAAAATATGGCTAAAATCTGCAGCTGAAGATGGTTGTTGGTCTTTACTGCTTCAAATCTCAGATGTGGTGGATTCCGAACTGCATGTTGTCAGAtttgtgtggagaaagaaaagtgcaaaaacaaaaaaaatgtattaaatttttaaaaaatagatttttatttatttatttttttgaaaagtTTGCAGGAATGTTGCATAGTttcagaaatctaaaatgctaGCACAAGATTTTGTGCCCAAAGTAACAGGTAATTTATTGTGGGCTagatggatttattttttcaagAGTTCATTTCAAAATAACACCAAAATGATAACTTTTCCtggaaaacagaaaataattgtgtaaattgccttaataaatgttttttttttcacatccatcagtgaaagaaaatatttttttccaacatAAGGCAAGGTGAAGCAGGGCGCATTTCAGTAAATCTTCTTGGCACACACAAAGGGATAGCTCCACAGACATGGAACATCATTCCATGTCTTAGTGCCTGCAGA is from Hemibagrus wyckioides isolate EC202008001 linkage group LG07, SWU_Hwy_1.0, whole genome shotgun sequence and encodes:
- the LOC131356840 gene encoding lactose-binding lectin l-2-like; protein product: MACQTKVVMLLILATVALATNFDELVKVNSGGYSSCPFGWVEYGGRCFTYQAHSLNWASAEKHCLNYDGHLVSIHSEDEYQLVKALIRAHDHNENPTWIGLSGCQKMFDFFWSDGTKLTFTKWDFGEPNFLFGECCVNVNWPWPGTKRWNDVPCLWSYPFVCAKKIY